The genomic stretch TTTATAAATTAACGTAGTAGTTGTTGTTTTTCCGTTACTCCCTGTGATCCCTATGAAAGGTGCTTCGCTAATTTGATATGCTAGTTCTACTTCAGTAATAATTGAGAGCTTGCGCTTTAATGCTTCTTGAAGCAGAGGATTGGAATAAGGAATCCCTGGATTCTTTATAATAACCTCCACGCCATCAAGTAGCTCTAACGGATGATGACCACAAACGACTTTAATTCCAATCGCTTCAAGTTGCTGAGCTGCATCATTTTCCTCATATGGTTTCTGATCATTTACAACCACTTTTGCTCCTAAACTCTTCACAAGTTTCGCTGCTGCTAAACCACTTTTTGCAAGCCCTAAAATAAGGACTTGTTTACCTTGATAACCATCAATTGTTTTCACTTATATCCACACCTCAATGTAAATTCCCAGCATTGCAAACAATAACCCTACAGCCCAAAATGTCATAACAACGCGCCACTCGGACCAACCGCTTAGCTCATAGTGATGATGTAATGGACTCATTTTGAACACGCGTCTGCCCGTTGTTTTAAATGATGCTACCTGAATCATAACGGATAATGTCTCAATAACAAAAACACCGCCAATAATAACAAGTAAAAATTCCATTTTCATTAAAATCGCAATCGTTGCAATAGCTCCGCCTAAGGCTAGTGAACCTGTATCTCCCATAAACACTTTTGCTGGATATGCATTAAATACTAAAAAGCCTAGAACCGCGCCTACAACAGCGACTGAAAAAATAGAGATTTCAAATTGACCTACATTCCATGCTAAAACAGCAAAAGCACCAAAGGAAATTGCGCTTGTACCTGATACTAAACCATCTAGACCGTCTGTTAAGTTTACTGCGTTTGAGAAACCAACTAACCAAATAATTAAGAAGATAACATAGAACCAACCAAGATCAATTGGTGTTGGAATTCCTGGAATGGTTACCTCAGTTGAAAACTCAAATTGCCTAGCGATGAAGTAAAAGATAATCGCAATAACCACTTGCCCTAAAAACTTTTGCTTTGATGTTAAACCTAAATTTCGCTTTAATACTACCTTAATAAAATCATCTAGGAAACCTAACAATCCAAAGCCAATTGTTACAAATAACAGTAGGAATGTGCGATATGTTACCTCTGCATATTGATTAGCCATGATAAGCGTAGCCACAATGATTGATAGTAAAATCATAATTCCACCCATTGTAGGGGTTCCAGATTTTTTCTGGTGTGATTTTGGTCCTTCATCTCGAATACTCTGACCAAACTTTAATCTTCGTAAAAACGGAATGAATACCGGCGACAATAGAACCGTAATGAGGAAGGCTAAGCCGATGGTTAATAAAATAGCTGGCTCTAGCATGTCATTCCCTCCTCATTGAATGTATTGATGTTTCTTCTTTTTTGTTTCAAACAATTCATTACAAATTTCGCTCCCTAATCATTTTACGTGCCACTTCACGATCATCAAAATCCAGAACCTGATTACCAACAATCTGATACGTCTCATGCCCTTTTCCTGCAATGACAATAACATCATCTTTTTGAGCTTTTAATACCGCAAACTTGATGGCTTCTGCTCGGTCAACAATTGTAACAAAATTATCGGTTTCAATCCCTTGTTCCATATCATTTAAAATCGCTTCCGGATCTTCACTTCTTGGGTTATCAGATGTTAAGATAGCCTCCGTACTATAAGAAGCGGCAATGCTCGCCATAATTGGACGCTTTGTACGATCTCGGTCTCCACCGCACCCAACAATAGTATAGACGTTATTTGTTGCAAATTGTTTTACCGTTTGTAAGACATTTTCCAAGCTATCTGGTGTATGTGCGTAATCAACAATAACCGTAAAATCTTGGTTTTCATTTACTAACTCGAAACGACCCGAGACCCCTTGCAATTTCGTTATTTCCTCGACAATAATGGACAGCGGCATATCCGACACTAAGCAAGCTGCAGTTGCTGCTAGTACGTTATACACGCTAAATTTCCCAACAAGCTGCATCGTTACATCCACGCTCTCCATAGGAGTTACAAGCGTAAATGTTGTACCACCGTTTGTCATTTGAATATTTTTTGCACGTATATCACTTTCATTGTCAATGCCATATGTAATGACTGTAGCTGCCGTGCTGCGAATATATTCTTTTGATGCATCATCATCCGCATTTAAAATCGCAAATTTAGGGCGCTTGTCGCTATAATAAGCATTGCCTAATTGAGCAAATAATAGCCCTTTTGCTCGACGATAGTCATCCATTGTCTCATGATAGTCTAAATGATCTTGGGTCAAATTTGTAAACACGGCAACATCAAAGTCACATCCGTGCACTCTTCCCATATCAAGTGCATGTGAAGACACTTCCATCATTGCTACTTCAACATTTTCTTCTACCATTTGACCAAATGTTTTTTGTAAAGTTAACGATTCTGGCGTGGTATTCTTCACGTCATATGACTGATCGCCAATACGAATTTCAATTGTACCAATAAGACCTGTTTTCTTTTGTTGTGCTTTAAACATATGTTCAATTAAATGTGTAATGGTTGTTTTACCATTTGTTCCCGTTACGCCAATTAAACGTAATTTTTGAGTTGGATGGCTATAAAAAGCATCAGCTAACACAGCCATTGCTCGCTTGGTACTCTTGACTAAAATAACAGGTACATCAACATTAAGCGGACGCTCTGCCAGAATAGCCACTGCACCTTTTTCGACAGCTGTTTGTGCAAAATCGTGTCCATCAACCGTATAACCGTTTATGCAAATAAATAGTGCACCCGGCTGTACTTCTCTTGAATCCATTTCAATTGAAGTAATTTCAATGTTGTTTTCAGGAATTTGCACGAAGTCATGCAAATGCCCTAATAGCTTTCTTAAATCCATTGTTACCATGTCCTCTCTATGTGTAAAGCGAAGTATCACCTTGAACATTTTACAGAAAAAGAAGCCACGAGGGAACTCCCTCAAGGCTTAATTGTCTCAAACATACAAGTAGATAATTCCACTTATAGTGAATAAAACGAATAGAATAAAAGAGTCAGTTCATGTCATTACTTATTCTATAAAATGAAACATCTTCTATTGTACCACGTAATCACTCATATATATATGACTTAATTACTCATGTATACTCGAATTGTTTCGCCTTCTTTCACCTTCGTTCCAGCCTCAGGTGATTGTTTAATGACCTCTTCCCCTGAACCACTCACATCTAATTTTAAATTAACTAACTGCTCTTGTAACTCTTTTTTTGATAACCCTACAAGATTTGGTACTTTTATCATTGGTGTATCTAACCATGTCAACTCTTTCTCAATTTGGCCAGTCCGAGGTTGTACACCTAATACTGGCAAGCTATCTTCCATAATCTTTCCTACAATTGGCGCAGCAACTACTCCACCGAATTGAGTAGTTCCTTTCGGATTATCTACCGCTACATATACCACTAGTTCAGGATCATCAGCGGGAGCAAATCCAATAAATGAAACAATATGATTATTTTCTAAATATTTCCCATCTTTTGCCTTTTGAGCTGTTCCAGTCTTACCACCAACTCTGTATCCTTCTACAAACGCGTTTTTACCCGATCCTTGAGCAACAACACTCTCAAGAGCAAAGCGAACTTGTTTTGATGTTTCTTCAGAAATAACTTTGCGCTTTGCTTCTGGTTCATTTTTCTGAACCACATTTCCGGTTTTTGGATCAACCCATTCCTTAGCAATATAAGGAGTATACAAAGTTCCCCCATTTACGGCCGCTGCTACGGCAGCAACTTGCTGGATGGGAGTGACAGCTACACCTTGACCAAAAGCAGTTGTGGCTTGTTCTACTGGACCAACACGGTCGAGCGGAAATAAAATGCCTCTTGCTTCCCCTTGTAAGTCAATACCCGTTTTGTCACCAAAACCAAAGTTACGAATGTATTTGAAAAGCGTCTCTTTCCCTAAACGCTCTCCTAGTTCCACAAAGCCTGGGTTACAAGAATTTTGTACAACCTCTAAGAAAGTTTGCTGTCCATGTCCTCCACGCTTCCAACATCTTAGTTTGGCACCGCCCACTTCTGCCGCTCCGTCATCATAGAATTGGTCCTTTAATAAATCCACTTTCTTTTCCTCTAAAGAAGCTGCTAGTGTAATAATTTTAAACGTGGAACCAGGCTCATACGCACTCCATATAGGAAGGTTACGATTATACACATCTGGGTCAACTGTTTGGAAATCAGCAGGGTCAAATGTCGGCCTACTTGACATCCCCAAAATTTCACCCGTTTTAGGATTCATTGCAATAGCAATCATCCCATCTGGGTTATACGTAGTTTGTGCATTATCGAGCTCGCGCTCAATAATTGTATTTACTCTAGAATCAATGGTTAGTCTTAAATCCAGCCCATCAACCGGCTCTGTATAATCATCTGCAATATTGGGCATTTTTTTCCCTTTTGCATCTGAATAGAGCTTAACTGAACCTTGCTCACCTTTTAATTCCTTATCATAGTAAAGTTCCAAGCCCATTAAACCTTGATTATCAACTCCCGCAAACCCTAACACATGAGAGAGGTAACTACCAAATGGATAATGGCGCTTAGAGTCTTCTGCGATGTACACGCCTTTTAGGTTCAAGTTTCTCACTTCATTTGCTTTAGCATGTGAGATTTTACGACCTTCGGGGCGTAAATAGACGCTAGAAGCCGACTTTGTAATCTGCTCATATACTTTTTCTTTCGTTGTATTTAACACTTTTGCTAGCTGTTCAGCTGTGTTTGCCGGATCTTCAATTTGTCTTGGCATAATTAACACCGTGGGCGCACTTTTATTGGTTGCTAGTGGCACATCGTTCCGATCTAAAATCTTCCCTCTTTCTGGTTCAAAAGGGATATTTCTGCTCCAAAGCCCCTTAGCTTTTTCTGTCAACGTATCCCCCATAAAAAGCTGTACGTACCCAAGCCTTGTGTCAATAATTAAAAAGATTAAAAAACCTGCAATTAAAACTGCTGCTAATCGTTTGCGAACAGTTACTCCTGATACCCGCATATAGTAGAACCTCCTCTGAATCGGCTCGTTCCAATATATGCTTGTACACTCTTGGGTAGAACGTATTTCTAATCAGTTGGTTCAGCAGGTTTTTCGTCGGAATCTCCCTGACCTTCTTCACTTTGAACTTCTTCTTCTTTCAGTTTCTCTTTTGCTTCTAAAGCCTCTGAAAGGGATTCAGGAGGTTCAAGCTCTACTACTAAATAGCTTCCTTCTTTAACAGCTTTACCAGGCTTAATGCTTTGAGTCACCACAAAACCACTGTCTAATGCACTCACTTTCACATTCATAAACTCAGTAAATCGTATCACATCACGATGAGACCACCCGATTATATTAGGCATCGTTGGTGTACCCGTTGTTTGTAAAAATACCTTTTCTCCACTAATAACGGTGTGATCAGCCTTAGGAAATTGGTCATTGATGCTTTTGCCTTCTCCAACAATGACAGGTTTTAGTCCTTTTGCTTCTAATTCTTTCGTGACGTCACTTATCGATTTACCTTCATAATTATCAAGTTTAATTTCAGACGATGTGCTTTTTTGCTTCTGTTTTTCTTCGTCCGTTTCTTTAGGTTTAACTCCCAATGCTTGTAAGCTATTTTTCATAACGGGATTAAAAATCATCGAAATCGGAGCTGAACCTGACTCTTGAGGAGTTAATTTTGGATTTTGTACTGCTACATAAACTACTAGCTCTGGATCTTTCGCTGGTGCAAACCCTATAAATGAGAATAAGTTTTTACCATATCCACGCAAATACCCTCCCCCATTCGGATTCGGTATTTGAGCTGTTCCTGTTTTACCGGCTACGTCGTAACCTTCAATAGCGTATGCTTTTCCAGTACCATCATCCTCAGACACAACGCTTTCAAGAATGTCAAGTACTTCATCAGCCGTTTCTTTTGAAATAGGTTTTCCTACTACTTCTGGCTTCGTTTCTTTTTTCACTTTGTTCGTTGTACCGTCTACAACTTTTTCAATGACGTAAGGCTTCATCATCTTACCATCGTTGGCAATGGCAGTAGCAGCTTGAATTTGCTGAATCGGAGTGAATGCTGAACCTTGACCAAAAGCAGTCGTTACTCGGTCCCTTGGATATTTAGAAATCAGTTTGCTAGAAGCTTCGCCAGGCAAATCAATTCCTGTTTTTTTCATAAATCCGAAATCCTTTAAATAATTAAAGAGCGTTTCTGTGCCGAGCTTTTCATTCGCTAAAATCGCAATGGCAACGTTGGACGAACGACGAATACCTTCATTAAATGTAATTGGCCCCCAGCCATTACCACCGTTATGGTCACGAATTGGCGCATCTTTTTCACTAACTTTGTAAGCTCCTGATTGATAGATATCCTCGCCATTATACACGCCTTCTTCAATCGCAGCAGCGAGCGTAAAAATTTTCATCGTAGAACCAAGCTCGAAGCTGTCTTCAATAATAGGGTTTCGATAATTCGTTATATCACGAACGTTTGGATTAAACGTTGGTCTCGTAGACATTGCTAGAATCTCGCCTGTTTTTGGGTTTGCAACCACAGCCATAATGTTATCCGGATCGTATTCCTTTTGAGCATTTGTCAAAGCGTCTTCTACGAACGTTTGGATTTTTTCATCAAGGGTTAAGTAAATGTTATCACCATTTTTAGGAGGAACGATAGACTCCTTGGGATCAGGAAGCTTAATTCCGTTTTGACCAGCTTGATAGAGTACTTTTCCATCCTCTTCTGTTAACTGCTTATCATAAACTTGCTCTATCCCCATTTTTCCAACGATTTTTCCTTCATCATTCTTTTGCGCGTAACCTAAAATGTGAGAAGCAAATACTCCGTTTGGATAAAAACGCTTCGCATCTCGCAAGAACGTAATACCAGGTAAATTCAGCTTTTCAATCTTTTGCTTAGTCGTATTATTGATATCCCGTCCCCCGGGGCCAAGCTCTACTTGAAACGAACCTTTTTTTACACCTTTATCTAACAAACTCTGTAACTCTTCCTCTTTCATATTAAGCAGCGGTGCTAATTCTTTTGCTGTTTTTTCCGTATCTACTACGTGCTTTGGCTTGTCTTTATCTTTTGTTTGGTCTGGGTCTAGGATTGCTACAACCGTATATGCTCCCGTATCGTGTGCAATAGCTTCCCCGTTGCGATCATAAATCGTTCCACGCTGTCCTTCAATGGTTGTTTCTCTCGTATATTTCTTTTGTGCGATTTCGGCTAAAGCTTGACCTTCAGCTTTCCCTGTGGCCTGTATATAAAAGAACCTTCCTGTTAATACAAAAAAGAGCAATGCAAATATTACAATCAATATTGCTGCTCCCGTACTAATATTGCTATTTTTCTTAGGCATTTTCATTGGTTCAATTTTCGACTACTTTAACGTTATTTTCGTTTAAACTTAGTCCTAGTTCTTTTGCTTTTGCCCAAATTCGCTCATACGCACTTAGCTCTGTTACCTGAAGCTTCAACTCATTGTTTTTTGTTTCTTGCTGTTGAATGTTTGATTCTAACGCCTGTACTTCCGCATTTGTACTGTAAAGCGTCGCTTGATTAGAAATCATTTGAACTGCACCAAACAGCATAAGTGCAAGTGTACCTGTATAAACAAACTTTTCACCGACTGAAATCTTTCGTTTCGACTTTTTTACAACTTTACGAACCGGCTGCTTTTGTTGTTCATGTTGCGTGTTTGGTTTAACTTGATACGCTACATTACTCAACACAATCCCCTCCTCTTTTTTCTTTGCCTGTTACGCTTACTTTAGTTTCTCAATAATTCTTAACTTTGCAGAACGAGCTCGCTTATTATCAACCACTTCTTCTTCAGAAGGCACAATTGGTTTGCGCGTAATTACCTTCATCTTTGGTTGAAATTCTTCTGGAATAACTGGTAATCCATGTGGAAGCTGCGGGCCTGTACTCGCATTTTTAAATGCTACTTTGCAAATCCGATCTTCTAGCGAGTGAAAAGTAATAACGCTTACTCGTCCACCAACGCTGATTACGTCCATTGCTTGTTCAACTGCATCCTCAAATACTTGAAGTTCATCGTTTACAGCAATACGAATTGCTTGGAACACGC from Bacillus sp. 1780r2a1 encodes the following:
- the mraY gene encoding phospho-N-acetylmuramoyl-pentapeptide-transferase; amino-acid sequence: MLEPAILLTIGLAFLITVLLSPVFIPFLRRLKFGQSIRDEGPKSHQKKSGTPTMGGIMILLSIIVATLIMANQYAEVTYRTFLLLFVTIGFGLLGFLDDFIKVVLKRNLGLTSKQKFLGQVVIAIIFYFIARQFEFSTEVTIPGIPTPIDLGWFYVIFLIIWLVGFSNAVNLTDGLDGLVSGTSAISFGAFAVLAWNVGQFEISIFSVAVVGAVLGFLVFNAYPAKVFMGDTGSLALGGAIATIAILMKMEFLLVIIGGVFVIETLSVMIQVASFKTTGRRVFKMSPLHHHYELSGWSEWRVVMTFWAVGLLFAMLGIYIEVWI
- a CDS encoding UDP-N-acetylmuramoyl-L-alanyl-D-glutamate--2,6-diaminopimelate ligase, producing the protein MDLRKLLGHLHDFVQIPENNIEITSIEMDSREVQPGALFICINGYTVDGHDFAQTAVEKGAVAILAERPLNVDVPVILVKSTKRAMAVLADAFYSHPTQKLRLIGVTGTNGKTTITHLIEHMFKAQQKKTGLIGTIEIRIGDQSYDVKNTTPESLTLQKTFGQMVEENVEVAMMEVSSHALDMGRVHGCDFDVAVFTNLTQDHLDYHETMDDYRRAKGLLFAQLGNAYYSDKRPKFAILNADDDASKEYIRSTAATVITYGIDNESDIRAKNIQMTNGGTTFTLVTPMESVDVTMQLVGKFSVYNVLAATAACLVSDMPLSIIVEEITKLQGVSGRFELVNENQDFTVIVDYAHTPDSLENVLQTVKQFATNNVYTIVGCGGDRDRTKRPIMASIAASYSTEAILTSDNPRSEDPEAILNDMEQGIETDNFVTIVDRAEAIKFAVLKAQKDDVIVIAGKGHETYQIVGNQVLDFDDREVARKMIRERNL
- a CDS encoding stage V sporulation protein D: MRVSGVTVRKRLAAVLIAGFLIFLIIDTRLGYVQLFMGDTLTEKAKGLWSRNIPFEPERGKILDRNDVPLATNKSAPTVLIMPRQIEDPANTAEQLAKVLNTTKEKVYEQITKSASSVYLRPEGRKISHAKANEVRNLNLKGVYIAEDSKRHYPFGSYLSHVLGFAGVDNQGLMGLELYYDKELKGEQGSVKLYSDAKGKKMPNIADDYTEPVDGLDLRLTIDSRVNTIIERELDNAQTTYNPDGMIAIAMNPKTGEILGMSSRPTFDPADFQTVDPDVYNRNLPIWSAYEPGSTFKIITLAASLEEKKVDLLKDQFYDDGAAEVGGAKLRCWKRGGHGQQTFLEVVQNSCNPGFVELGERLGKETLFKYIRNFGFGDKTGIDLQGEARGILFPLDRVGPVEQATTAFGQGVAVTPIQQVAAVAAAVNGGTLYTPYIAKEWVDPKTGNVVQKNEPEAKRKVISEETSKQVRFALESVVAQGSGKNAFVEGYRVGGKTGTAQKAKDGKYLENNHIVSFIGFAPADDPELVVYVAVDNPKGTTQFGGVVAAPIVGKIMEDSLPVLGVQPRTGQIEKELTWLDTPMIKVPNLVGLSKKELQEQLVNLKLDVSGSGEEVIKQSPEAGTKVKEGETIRVYMSN
- a CDS encoding penicillin-binding protein, with the translated sequence MPKKNSNISTGAAILIVIFALLFFVLTGRFFYIQATGKAEGQALAEIAQKKYTRETTIEGQRGTIYDRNGEAIAHDTGAYTVVAILDPDQTKDKDKPKHVVDTEKTAKELAPLLNMKEEELQSLLDKGVKKGSFQVELGPGGRDINNTTKQKIEKLNLPGITFLRDAKRFYPNGVFASHILGYAQKNDEGKIVGKMGIEQVYDKQLTEEDGKVLYQAGQNGIKLPDPKESIVPPKNGDNIYLTLDEKIQTFVEDALTNAQKEYDPDNIMAVVANPKTGEILAMSTRPTFNPNVRDITNYRNPIIEDSFELGSTMKIFTLAAAIEEGVYNGEDIYQSGAYKVSEKDAPIRDHNGGNGWGPITFNEGIRRSSNVAIAILANEKLGTETLFNYLKDFGFMKKTGIDLPGEASSKLISKYPRDRVTTAFGQGSAFTPIQQIQAATAIANDGKMMKPYVIEKVVDGTTNKVKKETKPEVVGKPISKETADEVLDILESVVSEDDGTGKAYAIEGYDVAGKTGTAQIPNPNGGGYLRGYGKNLFSFIGFAPAKDPELVVYVAVQNPKLTPQESGSAPISMIFNPVMKNSLQALGVKPKETDEEKQKQKSTSSEIKLDNYEGKSISDVTKELEAKGLKPVIVGEGKSINDQFPKADHTVISGEKVFLQTTGTPTMPNIIGWSHRDVIRFTEFMNVKVSALDSGFVVTQSIKPGKAVKEGSYLVVELEPPESLSEALEAKEKLKEEEVQSEEGQGDSDEKPAEPTD
- the ftsL gene encoding cell division protein FtsL, translating into MSNVAYQVKPNTQHEQQKQPVRKVVKKSKRKISVGEKFVYTGTLALMLFGAVQMISNQATLYSTNAEVQALESNIQQQETKNNELKLQVTELSAYERIWAKAKELGLSLNENNVKVVEN